The sequence below is a genomic window from Blastopirellula marina.
AACAGCTTTTAGATCAAAGCTGCTACTGAGTGTTTGAAACGTCATGACGCCGGTTGGATCGCCGGCAGCAACCGGGATGGCGATGGCCGATTCCAGTCCGAAAACATTCTGTGGAATGCCGTTCGCATCGGGACGCCCCTTAAATACCGATGTCCAATCGACCCCCAGGCTTTCCATATCGTCTAGGTCGATATCGTAGATCAACGCCGTGATTCTTACCTGGGGCTTCGGCACGTCCAGCCGATGCAGCATGCCTTCGATCATCCGAAGGTTTTCTGGTCGATCGATCACGACGACCTGGTTTTCCGATTCCACGATCGCCGCGCGCCCGTCCGAACTGATAAGCGACTGGATCGCCTCAAGCAAGCTTTTGGCGTTGACGTACTCAGGGCGGTAATTCAGTACATCAGTGATGATGCGTGTGCCAGGTGCAGCCCCTGATCCTGCGGCAACTTGATCGATATTCTTGACAGCGTTTTTGATCATCTCCAGGTGGTCGGGATAATCCACGACGGTCAAGCTGTTGGCCGACGCAATCGCCTGGATCGAGCCCCCACGCGACTTCAATGATTCAACTGCCGGGATGATCTCGACTGCACTGGCATGCTCCAGCGGGATCGTCTCGGACCGGAACATGGGATTCGAGGTGCCAAGTTCCGCCAAGGGAACAATCACCAGGCTATCACCCACAGGGCGGTAACCGTATCCATTGAGAAGCAGCAGGGAATCGAGAATGTCGTAAAGCGGTGCATCTCGAAAGGTACCGTTGATGGTTCCTTCCACCTTGCTGCCGAGAACGACGTTGATGTTCCAGATTTCGCTGATCGTTTGCAGCGCGTGCGACAAGCTCGTTTCACGAAGCGTGAGGTCCCCACGCTGTTTTAAAGCCGACTCAATTCGAGGAGAAATTCCTTCCGCTTGGGCCAGCGTAGGAGCCATGACGAAAAGCAGGCCAAGCACCAGCGACAACACCCCCACACGCAGCGCAGTGCTAGGACTGCCGCAGTGGGTTGTCTTCGAGTTATGCGTTTTGGCGTGTCTTATGCCGTCCTGGCTTCTTGACATTCCGTTGCTCTCACCAAACCTTGCTGATGTCATCCCCAGGGGAGCTAGGCTCTACCTTAGGACTTCATCGATTCTTCCTTGGTCGCCCGTCGAATACCAAACAACTGCAAAGCGAGTTCAAGTTGGATCTGGTCCCCTTCGGCATCTAATGACTTCAGTTTCATATCCTGAAGATTAAGATGCGCGTCGAGTGCCTCGAACTTCTCCAGAAAACTTTCAATCTCATCAATCTTGCCTGTTAACGTCAGTCGTAGTTCCCGAACTTCCAAACGGAAGTTGGTCTTCTTGCCCCGTTGAGCGGCAGTAACTGTTTCAACAGGATGATCATTCTCGTGCCACTGACGAACCCGCACGGGCCCCAAGTCGACGCGTCGCAAATGGCAGTTCGATCCACGAGCGAATTGAACGAGGGAAGCGCGAACACGGTGTGCCGCATCTTCGTCAATCATCCGCTCTTGATGAGTTTTGAGCGACTCCTGAATTTCTGCGTGCTTGGTTTTGACCAGGGATAGCTCATTGCGATCGTTGGTTGCTGACTCCAATCGGCGCACGGCTTCCCCGGATCGTTCTTGTAATACCGAATATTCATCGGCGGCCGGAATAAGCGTCACAAGTGCTACCACAAAAGTTACGATTATGCCGACCATCAACGCTGATGGATGCCTCAGAAGTCGGGTCAACGCTTCCCTAAACGCTATCATCGCTGTCCTCCTTCAAGTTTTCCCAGGCGTCAATGTCACAGTGAATCGTAAACTTTACGGCCGGTCCAGACTTGGTTGCGCTAGGAATTGCCCCATCCACGGTAGCTCGATTGACAAAGGGCAACTGCCCGATTTCTTCGGCGTACGAGTAAATACTCGCCTCGGCGGTGGCGTTTCCTTCGATACTCAGGTCCCCTTCCTGATCCAATGCGATACTCGTAAGCCACGTATTTTGAGGAACCTTACTACCCAGTGCATGCACCCACTTGGCAATCTCAGGCTGTCGCAACTGATGACCGATCTGCTGATGCACGTTAAGCGTTTCACGACCTTGCTTCATCGCGCTGTGCAGCAATAGTGACTCACGGTGAATGGGTTCGAGTTCTGCGGCCTGCACCTCCAACTGCTGCAAATGCCACCGCTGCTGAAACAGATATCCCCACACTACTGCCGCAAAAAGGATCACTGCCGCGATTGGTCCCAGGACCTTCATGGTCCGCTTCAGCAGATGTTCTTCGTGATCTGACTTCAGTCGGTCCATCAGATTCGGGCCTGGCGTGGCGTATTCACGAATAGCCAATAGCCCTATTCCGGCGGCCGGATAATGCGAAATGGGCACACCTTTGAGCAGCGGTGTTAGCTCGCTATCCGTATCAACCGTTTCCAGGATCTGCACTGGCATCTTCAAGCGATCGCCGAGTTGTTGGCGAATAGCCTCGGCTCGATATTGTTCGCCGGTCAAATAGACCGAAGCAATCGCATTCTGCAGGACACGAGCATGGCGTCGGCAATAGCGTTGTAGTCTTTCCAGGTGTTGAACAAGAATTTCCGCGATCTCTTCTTGCTGGGTAATTCCCGCTGGACGGTAATCGAGGTATAGCTGCCCCTGGAACGTAACGGCGATTTCCACGCCAGACTGACCAGGACATACCAATAGCGATGGAGCTTCGCGGTCCAGTCTCAAGGCCCCCATGAGTCGACAGAGGGAAATAACCGTTGGCTCGACCGCAATCACCGCAAGACCGACCGATTTCGCCACGTCAAGGATTGCCTCGATAGTTTGTCGGTGAACGACGGAAACGGTTGCATGCTGATGACGTGGATCTTGCTGCACGATACTACCGGCAACCACCTTTGGACCATGTCCCAACGACAGGTATAGTCGGCTGCGAGATTCGATTTCACGAACTTCGTGCATCACGTTGTCGTTTGTGTCGCTCACCACGCGTGTAACGCAGAACTCGCCTGACAAGGCGACATAGGCCTCGTCCACGCCACGCGGCACGTTGGAAAGAAGTGTGCGCAACGCCTTCTTCAGACCTTGCATGCCTTCTTCAGAAGCGATCTTCAAACCACCATCTTGCCACCTCTCTTCCAGAGATTCGCAAGCAACGGGCCTTCCTTCTCGTAACTGATACAGAACGGCACGAACCTTGGTATGACCGATCTGCAGGGCCAGCACAGGTCGATTGTCGACTTTTTTCTGATTGCGTTTTGCTGCCATAGCCTTCTTAGCCGCTAGTACTAACGACACACTCCAAACGTCGAGTTATCTCACCTGCTTCTCCCGTAGCCGTTACGATGATTTCTCCCGGATCACCGTTGGCTGCGGTCACGCTGTAACGATTGCCGCTTCCCGGCGGTAGCTCCACGTTGCTGATGGTGCCTCGCCAAGAGTTGTCTTCTTCGATCATCGCGATGGCATGGTGGACTCCCGCCCCAGCTAGGTACTGGGCCTGGTCGTAGTCCGCCGTGTTTCGATATGCCGAGAACTGCGTCGTTAATCCATTGCCAATTCCCACCAAAATCAGGGAAGTAAGCACCATGACGATCAACACCAACAACAATGCGAACCCGCGTCGCGGAGAACGATTGACGAAGTTCGAGTTGAAGCGATGAAAGATCATGTTGTAAGTACAGTTCCTTAAAATGCTCGCAACCAGGCATTCGTCGTAAGGGTTCGACTGGCCGTTGCCCGATCAGGCAAGGAGTAACTCACAGTAACTCGTACGCAGTGCACATCTTGGGCAACCGTTGTCGCGGTCGTGCCATCAACCTGATAGCCAACGAATCGCAGTCCAGTGATATTGTTGCCCAGTAACTGATTTGCTGTTGTCGTGCCGTAGTACACATTAGTGCCTGCATGATCCCACACGACCGTTGAGCCATCAGGCATCAACAGCGACAGCGATCCGGAATTGTCGCCGGAAGAACTGATCGCCGTGACTTCTTCGCACTGGCGAACTTGCCGTACAATGTGCCGCAACACACCAACGGCCGCTTCATTCCGCAAATTATCAGACTGATAGTCAAGCCACGTATCGTAGTTCACGCGCAACAACACCGAGACGGCGGTCACCGCGGACACCAATAGCGTCACCGCGACCAGCAGTTCCAGTAGGCTAAAGCCATGTCGATTTGTGCGTGTGTTATGTGCCATCTTGATAAAGGGCCATGCTGGCAAGCTTCGTCGCATATGAGACTTGAGCTTCGCCGCTATCTATTGCCGAGTTACCGTTTTCGTCGTCCCACACGGTTACAGTCAGCACCATCAACTGATCGGTGATGCCTCCGCTGGCCGTGGAAGTCGATCGCGTCGCCGTGTAACGAATCCCTTCCAATCCGGGATCGCTAAACGTACCGTTTTCCGATCCTTCCAGAAAATCCGCCGCAGCAATGGAAAGTTGCTGTTCCAACTTGCTCACCGCCAGCAGATTCATCTGGTTCCACGTCTCCAACTCCTGGCCAGTATGAATCGCCGAAGTCATGAAGTTCATTGCCGGAATGATCGCCAATCCCATCAGGAACGTGGCGATAACCACCTCCAGCAGACTGTACGCATTGTTCGACTTCTTCATGACCTTTTCGTCCAATTTCGGTGCACCAGGTGCGCATGGGGACGTGTAAGAATAGGTCACCCCGAATGGACGTCAAAAGAAATGCCCCTGGCAACAAGGAGCCGCTGACTTACAATTCTTCGAGCAATCCCCAGCCGGTTGCGGCGACCACAGTAATGCGATCGGTTCGATCCGGGCCTGCAAATGTCAGCACTGGTGCGACGGTTGCTTCCCCCTGGAAATTAAAGGTCGCGTGGCTACCGGATTGCAGAATGGTGGCTTCGTCTGAGAAGTTATGCGGGCCTTCGACAATCGTTGTCGATCCTCCCAGGCGTTCGATCTGAAAGCCTGTAATCGTCCCGCTGGATGAAATCATGCGTAGGCGATGATCGTCGCCGGTAGCAATGGCCGCTGCCCGAGCCTGTCGCAAAGCCATCAACGTACGAAAGGAATCAGTTCCCCTGGCGACGTTACCTTGAATGCCAGGAGCTAACCTGGTAGCGCCGATGGCCGCCAACAATCCGAGGATTGTCACGACGGCCAATAGTTCTAACAGGCTGTAACCTTGATGCCGGTTTACCGTTGACCGTGCCTGCTTGCAGGTACGATCGTTTTGAAATGCATCAAGATAGGCCATCGTTCTTACATTGCGCTAACACGATGGGTCGTACCGTCAATCGTATAGCTCAGCGAGCTATCGGTCGGAACGGCCGGAACGCCATCTGGCAGGTAATCGGTTCCCAAGTCGGTCAACGCGCTTGGCCAGCTTCCTTCATTGACGAAGTAGCGTTCGACTGCCGCATTGAGCGTAGCAATGTTGTGCTCGTTGACGCGTTGCTTCGCCAGTGCGCTCGAGGTGCTCACGCGGGGAACAACAATCGCTGCGATGATTCCCAGGATGACTACGACTGCCAACAGTTCTAGCAAGGAGAACCCACGACGCTTTCGATTCAACTTGGATTGGTACATCTTTTTTTACTATCTAACGGGTTGAAATTTATCTGTTCCAGCTGCCTACCCATTTGACAAGAGCGACATGATTGTTTGGCCTGTCACTGCTGCCAGATAACTGTAGGTTGCGAGAACGCACTTATTTTTCTACAAGGTCTAACATTCCGAACATTGGCATATAAATCGCTAGTAGAATCCCTCCTACCAGCAATGCCATCAGAATCGTTGTGATCGGTTCGACAACGCGAACGAAGTTGTCGGTCTTGCGTTCGACGTCCTTCTTCAAGTGGTCGCGAATTTGCCGGCTTGCCGGCCCCAGGTTGCCGGTTTGTTCGCCAACGATCACCAATTGGCTGACCACCGGCGGAAACAAGTGCTGATGCCGATCCATTTCACGGCTGAGTCGCTCCCCGCGCCGAACAGCTTTTCCCAGCGATCCGATGGCCTGATTAACGGCCCGATTAACGACCGTTCCCTGACATTGCGCCAAGGCATCGGCCAGGTGAAAGCCACTTTCCAACATCGTTCCCAAGGCATCCATAAACTGAAGCATGGCCATATCCACTAGCCACGGTCCGACGAGCGGCAAGCGTAGCAGCTTCCGGTCCATGGCGATCGCGAATGTTTGTTTTTGTCTCAACTGTCGAATCGCAATCGCAAGTCCGATCAACGCCAGCAGAATGATCCATCCGTATGACGTGGTGAAATGACCAACATTCACCAGAATCTGCGTTGGCAGAGGTAGGGGAATCTTCGACTTACGATAGGTATCCTCGAAGACCGGCAAGATAAACAGGATCATGAATGCACAAACCCCACTTCCAGCCAACGTTACGATAGCCGGATAGCTGAGCTTTTTCATGATGCGACCGCGCAGGTCGTTGTCGGTTTCAAGCTTATCGGAGATTCGACGCAGAACTTGCGGCACGTTGCCGGATCGTTCGCCGATGCGAATCTGTTGAATGAGGATCTCGTCGAAGACCCCCTCCTGGCTACTGAGTGCCTTTGAGAAGCTATCCCCTCGTTCAATCGCCGAGTGCAGCGACATCAACAGGGTTCGCCCCCAACGCATCGTCGATTCGTTGGCGATCGTCATAATGGCTTTGGGCAGTGTGACGCCGTTTTCTAGCAGTGTCGCCAGGTGCGAGAACACCTCACCCAAACGACGCGGCGAGACGGACTTGCGTCGGCGTCCAGGCGTCAGTTGAATCGAATGCAGCCAATTGAAAAAGCCGCCAACCCCGGAGCCTGATGCGTTTGATCGAACTGTCGTTGCTTTCATGGCAGTGGCCTAACCCATCGTCTTGAAGTACGCTTCTTCCAGCGTGGTACGCCCTGCAACGGCCATCCGAATGCCGGCAGTCAACAGATCGGTCATCCCTTCCTCGACCGCCATTTCTCGTAGTTTTGCCTGAGGCATTCCTTGATCGATCGCCTCGGCCATACGCAACGTGTTAACCATGATCTCGAATACCGGCACACGCCCCTGATACCCGCTACCCAGGCACTTGTTGCAACCGCGTCCGTGGTAAAACACGGCATCGGACGGAATCTTGCAGCGACGGGCGATCGTCTCAAGCATCGTCTGATTCGGCTTGGCAGGCTCTTTGCAGAAAGGGCATATCGTACGCAGCAGACGCTGTGCGACGCTTCCCAATAGCGAGCCACCAATACGGAAGTGATCGATACCCAAGTCGTTCAATCGCGTCACCGAACCGACCGCATCATTGGTATGCAATGTACTGATCAGCAAGTGCCCGGTCAGAGCGGCTTGAACGGCGGTCGTTGCCGTTTCGTGGTCGCGGATTTCACCCACCATGATGACATCGGGGTCTTGCCGCATGATGTATTTCAGTGCGTTGGCAAAACCTAGCCCGAATTCGTTGTCGGAATGAACCTGAGTGATACCTGGCAGGCGATATTCCACAGGGTCTTCCACCGTCACGATATTGCGGTGAACCTGGTTCAGCTCGGTAAGCATCGCGTAAAGAGTGGTCGACTTACCAGAACCTGTCGGCCCAGTCACGACCAGCATGCCGTGCGGCTTGTCGATCAATTCCTGCAGACGCTGGCGATCAATATCGCTGAAGCCCAACTGGTCCATACGGAAAACCTTCGAGCTTTCGTCGATCAGACGCATCACGACCTTCTCGCCCAGTACGGTGGGGATGGTGCTGATACGAAAGTTCACGCTTTTGCCGTTGTCCTCAATGCTGATATGGCCGTCCTGAGGGCGACGCGTCTCCGTGGTATCCATATCGCCCATCACTTTGATACGGGCAATCACGGCCTCTTCAATGTGATTGGGAATGGTCATCACTTGCTGCAATTGACCATCGACACGGTAACGTACGCGCATTTCCGGCTTGTGCGGTTCCAGGTGAATATCGCTTGAGCCTGAGTTGATTGCCCCCGACAGGATGGACCTCACCAGACGAACCACCGGGGCTGACTCTTCTTCATTTAGAGCGGCGATTTCCTCGGCCTGGTCATCCTGGTCTTCATGCTGCTCGAGTTCCTGCAGCTTCATGTCAACGATCGTCTGGCGAGCGACAATCTTGTCGTCGAACCCACGATCGAGCGTATCTTGAATATCGGCGGTGAAACTCACGATCGGATCGATTGGGTAACCGGTGATCAGTTCCGCTTCCGAGATCGTCTCGATGTCGTCTGGAGCGGCCATCGCCAGTTGCAGACGTCGTTTGACCAGGCCAACAGGCACCGTCGTACGGCTTCGCGAAAACTCTTCCGGGAGCAGACGAACCAACTGCGGATTCACTGCCTCGGCGACGATTGTCTCGAAAGGAACCTCGAACTGCTCGGAAAGTGCTGAACCGACTTGCTCGCGAGTAACGAGCCCTCGGCGCAGCAGAATGGCCCCCAGCATACCTCGTTCGGAACCCTGACTACGGAGCGCCGATTCGAGTTGTTCCTGGGTGATATGCCCGCGGGCTACCAGAATGTCACCTAGTCGTCCAGCCATCGTGAATCTCTGTCAATGCACCCGTTCGACTAACTCACCGCCTGAGGCGATAAGAGCAGTTCGATCTTGTGTTCTAAAACGGCCGGGTCGTAAGGGGTTACGAGGTAATCCTTGGCCCCGGCTTTGAATGCCTTTTGCACGACATCGAGACTTGGATCGGTTGAGAAAACGAGGACCGGTGTCTGGTAGCTCTTTTCATGGACCTGAAGTTGATGAATCAGGTCCAAGCCTTTCATGCCGGCCAGTTCCAGGTCGACAATTACCAGGTCGATCTGCTTCTCTTCAAACTGAGTAAGTGCCGCGTCCGAGTTCTCGACGATCTGCACTTCGAACCCAAGCAGTTCCAATCGGAAGGCGGTGATGTCCGCCAAAAGCGGATCGTCTTCGACGACGAGAATGAAATGCTTGTTTTTACGCATAGCTGCGTCCTTCGAAATGAAGCTTTGGATGTCGCTATTTAACGCACAACCTTAGCTTTCCCTGGAAGGCAAGCAAATCGACAGAGATTGAAATGGGAGATCAGCCCGCATAACCGTTATTTACGGATCATACGGAACGACTGATCATCGCTGGCTCGCAGCTCGCTGCTTAGCAGCTACTTCCACCAACTGGGGCGAGGGACGCAGAGCGATCAGGGGATATTGCTTTAAGAAGTAAGGAGCCTGAGCGACTTCTTTCAGTTGCTCTCGTAGTTCCGGCGGCAGTTCTGCCAGTTTCTCTGGCGTCGTCAGAACGACCATGTTCGGGCCGTCGGCAAATTCCGCCTGAAGTTCGTCAGGGTCCTCGGGAATGAACTTTACCGACTGACGGGCATAAAACACCCAACTGGATTCGCTCACCCCGAAAGAGCATAGCTGAGCTTCTGGCTCGGCGGCCTCGATATCGGCCAATAGCCGACCGATCTGTTGTTGATCTGAAACACGCTGAGCGATAACGGCAAACACCCCGACGATAAACAACATGGAAGTGACCGCGAACACGCGAAACGCTTGCTGATAGTTCTGCTGCGACTTTCGCCACCACGCCAGGCCACCACCAACGACAAGCAGCAAGCCAACCAACGCCACCAGTTCTTCGCCTGGCATGAATTTGCCAGCCAGGATCGTCAAGGCGACCACAAGCACCGCTCCGACGACGGTCGTCAATCCGAATCCAAGATCGAGCCAGCGAGGTGAAAGTTCAGTCCGCTTTTCGATCACTCGGGATACAAACACCCCAGTGATTAGCGCGAGGCCAGGGTAAAGCGGCGTGATGTAGCTGGGAAGCTTCGTCTGTGCGATCGAAAAAGCCCCCATCCATACGCCAACCCAACAGCAGCAGAAAATCAGCGCGGCTTTCGTCTTCGTATTGCTTCTCAGTTGCTGGCTCAGATCCCACAGCATCGGCGTGAAAAAGACCGACCAGGGAAAGAAGCCAACGCATATTGCGATCAGATAGTAAATCGGTGGCCCTGAATGCCCTTCAAAGGAAGTCACCGCGCGATTGAGATTGTGGTCGAGGAAGAAGCCTTCGATCCAACGAAAATCACGAGCGGCGACCCAGATGTACCAAGGCAGTGCCACTCCCAGGCAGGCCACGACCGCAAGGATCGGACGCATGAACCAAACGGTTTTCAGAAAATGAATTGGGTAGAAAGGTCGCAACAAGGAAACTCCCCATTGCCACCAGGTGGTCGTTGGCTCGGCTGCCGGCAAACGCATGATCAACAAGAACATGCCCATGATCGCCGTTGGCAAGATCAGTCCTACCGGCCCCTTCGACAACACAGCCAGCCCCAATGCACCATATAGCAATGCGACTTGCCACCACTGGGCCGGATAGTAGGTCGACTCGGTGCGTTCGCTTTGCTCGCCTTGCGGGAAACTGAAGAAAACAAAGGTCCACAGCCCCAGCGTGACAAAGAAGATCAAAGGTGCATCAGGGGTCGCCGCGCGCGACGCGACGGTAAACATCATCGTGGTTGCCAGGCAAACACCGGCCCATAGTCCGGCCGTGACATTAAACAATCGCCGCCCCATGTCGTAGGTCAGCAGAACCGTCATCATTCCCAGGAACGCGGAAAAAAACCGGGCGCTAAACTCACTGATCCCGAATAGGGAATAGGCCGTAATCATCAGCCAGTAAAGAAACACAGGCTTGTGCGTGCGTAGCTCGTCATTAAATCGAGGAACGACCCAGTCCGCGGCTTCGATCATCTCGATCGCGCAGCCAGCATTGCGTGGCTCGTCGCGATCCCACAACTTGGGACCACCGAGATTGGTGAAGAATACAACTAAGCAGAGGGCAATAAGCAGCCCCAGGTTTTTGTTCGCGGAGAACATGGCAGCATTCCTTTGCTTGCACACGGGTCAAGCGGGCAGTTTACCCGAATTGAAGCCCCTCGGCCAATGGCACTTCGCCAGTACCAGTCTGCCATTGGTGAAACCAACGAAAAGCGTTAATTTGGCGATAGCACGGCATTTACCATCGATCGGAACATGTACAAGACAGTGACCACACACCACGCCAACGCAAAAGTGGAGTCCCCCCGGCAGGCAGAAAGCTCCTACGCCGCCCCCTTGCCTGCTCCGAGCTTGATGGACGCGAAGGTCGAGCGGTTTCCTGCTCGCTTCTTCATAGTTCTATCTGGCGTCCTGGCCCTCTGTGGCGTGCTTTCGTTGTTCATCGATCACGCGGTCAGCGGTCAGTTGGCAGCCCCCCCTCACGAATTTCGTTACATCGAAGGGGATTTGAAAAAGCTTATCGCTCTTTCGGAAGTCTTCGGCCACGGTACCGGCGTGATCATGGTCGTCCTGGCTGTGTTTGCCCTGGATCTGGCCAACCGCTGGAAAGTCGGCTTGCTACTAGGCACCGCTTTTGGTGCTGGCCTGATGGCGAATGTTGCCAAGTTCTTTGGAATCGCTCGCTATCGCCCTCACGCGTTCGATTTTTCCTTGTCCATCTGGGACAGCTTCTATCAATGGTTTCCGTTTATGAATTGGCTGTCGCAAGACGAGCTCCGCCAATCGGCCCTGCAAAGCTTTCCATCTGGCCACTCGGCAACGGCGGCGGGGCTTTGTGTGGGACTCTGCTTTCTTTACCCCCATGCCCGTTGGTACTTTCTGCTGGTCACTGCCCTGGCCTGTTTTCAGCGGGTTGTCTTTCAGATGCATTTCCCCAGCGATGTCTGCCTGGGTGCTGCCCTGGGGATGGCCACCGCAACATTTCTGCTGACCTATGGACGGCTGCCCGAGGCTGTCGCTTGGGCGGAATCGAAGATTAGGAAGACCAGGCCAACTGGGTAGAAGTCGGGCAATCAATTTCTTCGCCAGTGATTCGCCAAACCTGTGGGAATTTGTCACACTCGACGCTAGATCTTGTTCCGATCCCCAAGGAGTACCTCATGACTTCCCTGCTTTGCGTGATGGCGATTCTGACGGCTCCTCCTTCCCAGAAACCTGTTGTCAGCACAGAACTCAACCCTGCCCAGGTCGAACACCAGGAACCGCTTGAGCCGCATGAGATCCGCAAGGCTATTCGGACAGCCCTGCGCGATGAAGCAACAAGTGATTCGATTCACAAGCGACGAAAGGCGATCGTTCGCATCTGCGCCCTCTATGCCGAGATGATGCTCAACGAGGACTTCGCCGAGTACGAGAAGGAAAAACTACAGGCCAAATTGGGGTCGCGACTTCGGAGTGTTCGAGACGACCTCAAGAAGTTAGCTGAGGAACAGCCTGCCGAAAGTTTGTCGGAAGCGAAGTCAGCCAACGGCGGGGGTGCCATCGACGAGCGTGGTGCCGATGAACTGATTGAATTGATTACCACCACAATCGATCCGGAAACCTGGGAAGTTCACGGCGGTAAGGGAAGTATCTTCTACTTCAGTAACTTCCGTGTTCTGGTGGTACGGCAAACGCAGGACGTGCACGCGAAGTTGGGCGGAATCCTTGGTGCCAGGCCATAAAAAAGCCTGCCACGTTGCGGCAGGCTTCTTGGTTCAAAATATATGACAATCGCGATGACTACTTAGCGATGTCAAGCAGTTCGATATCGAACAGCAGAACGGCATTGGGTGGAATGCCTGGGCGGCCTTGAGGGCCATAAGCCAGGTCGGCAGGAATGTACAGCTTCCACTTGCCACCGACCTTCATCAGTTGCAGAGCTTCTGTCCAACCTTCGATGACACCATTGACGGGGAACTGAGCTGGTTCGCCACGCTTGTAAGAGCTATCGAACTCGGTGCCGTCGATCAGGGTGCCTTTATAGTGGCAGACAACCGTGTCGGTCAGCTTTGGCGTAGCCCCGGTACCTTCTTTGACGACTTCGTACTGCAAACCGCTCTTGGTGGTTTTGACACCTTCCTTCTTGGCGTTATCGGCCAGGTATTCCGTACCAGCCTTGGCGGCCATTTCGGCCTTTTTCTGCATCTGGGTTTGGACCAAAGCCTGGAAAGCCTGGAGAGCGGCACCGACCTGTTCTTCAGTCAGCTTCGACTCGGCACCGGTCAGGCCGTCACGAAAACCTGCCACCAGGGCATCGACGTCAAAGGGTACATCGGGATTAGCAATTTCGTTCGCGATATTACGGCCAATGGCGTAGGAAGCTTTTTGTTCGGTCGACTCCAATTTAATCTCCTGGGCAAAAGCCGCGTGAGCGACCAGCACCATCGCGATGGCGCAAAGTGAACGGATCATGAATTTCCTTTCGGGCATTTAGGTGGGGTCCCGGGACGGGTC
It includes:
- a CDS encoding ArnT family glycosyltransferase gives rise to the protein MFSANKNLGLLIALCLVVFFTNLGGPKLWDRDEPRNAGCAIEMIEAADWVVPRFNDELRTHKPVFLYWLMITAYSLFGISEFSARFFSAFLGMMTVLLTYDMGRRLFNVTAGLWAGVCLATTMMFTVASRAATPDAPLIFFVTLGLWTFVFFSFPQGEQSERTESTYYPAQWWQVALLYGALGLAVLSKGPVGLILPTAIMGMFLLIMRLPAAEPTTTWWQWGVSLLRPFYPIHFLKTVWFMRPILAVVACLGVALPWYIWVAARDFRWIEGFFLDHNLNRAVTSFEGHSGPPIYYLIAICVGFFPWSVFFTPMLWDLSQQLRSNTKTKAALIFCCCWVGVWMGAFSIAQTKLPSYITPLYPGLALITGVFVSRVIEKRTELSPRWLDLGFGLTTVVGAVLVVALTILAGKFMPGEELVALVGLLLVVGGGLAWWRKSQQNYQQAFRVFAVTSMLFIVGVFAVIAQRVSDQQQIGRLLADIEAAEPEAQLCSFGVSESSWVFYARQSVKFIPEDPDELQAEFADGPNMVVLTTPEKLAELPPELREQLKEVAQAPYFLKQYPLIALRPSPQLVEVAAKQRAASQR
- a CDS encoding phosphatase PAP2 family protein; its protein translation is MYKTVTTHHANAKVESPRQAESSYAAPLPAPSLMDAKVERFPARFFIVLSGVLALCGVLSLFIDHAVSGQLAAPPHEFRYIEGDLKKLIALSEVFGHGTGVIMVVLAVFALDLANRWKVGLLLGTAFGAGLMANVAKFFGIARYRPHAFDFSLSIWDSFYQWFPFMNWLSQDELRQSALQSFPSGHSATAAGLCVGLCFLYPHARWYFLLVTALACFQRVVFQMHFPSDVCLGAALGMATATFLLTYGRLPEAVAWAESKIRKTRPTG
- a CDS encoding FKBP-type peptidyl-prolyl cis-trans isomerase, encoding MIRSLCAIAMVLVAHAAFAQEIKLESTEQKASYAIGRNIANEIANPDVPFDVDALVAGFRDGLTGAESKLTEEQVGAALQAFQALVQTQMQKKAEMAAKAGTEYLADNAKKEGVKTTKSGLQYEVVKEGTGATPKLTDTVVCHYKGTLIDGTEFDSSYKRGEPAQFPVNGVIEGWTEALQLMKVGGKWKLYIPADLAYGPQGRPGIPPNAVLLFDIELLDIAK
- a CDS encoding response regulator, translating into MRKNKHFILVVEDDPLLADITAFRLELLGFEVQIVENSDAALTQFEEKQIDLVIVDLELAGMKGLDLIHQLQVHEKSYQTPVLVFSTDPSLDVVQKAFKAGAKDYLVTPYDPAVLEHKIELLLSPQAVS
- a CDS encoding GspE/PulE family protein, which encodes MAGRLGDILVARGHITQEQLESALRSQGSERGMLGAILLRRGLVTREQVGSALSEQFEVPFETIVAEAVNPQLVRLLPEEFSRSRTTVPVGLVKRRLQLAMAAPDDIETISEAELITGYPIDPIVSFTADIQDTLDRGFDDKIVARQTIVDMKLQELEQHEDQDDQAEEIAALNEEESAPVVRLVRSILSGAINSGSSDIHLEPHKPEMRVRYRVDGQLQQVMTIPNHIEEAVIARIKVMGDMDTTETRRPQDGHISIEDNGKSVNFRISTIPTVLGEKVVMRLIDESSKVFRMDQLGFSDIDRQRLQELIDKPHGMLVVTGPTGSGKSTTLYAMLTELNQVHRNIVTVEDPVEYRLPGITQVHSDNEFGLGFANALKYIMRQDPDVIMVGEIRDHETATTAVQAALTGHLLISTLHTNDAVGSVTRLNDLGIDHFRIGGSLLGSVAQRLLRTICPFCKEPAKPNQTMLETIARRCKIPSDAVFYHGRGCNKCLGSGYQGRVPVFEIMVNTLRMAEAIDQGMPQAKLREMAVEEGMTDLLTAGIRMAVAGRTTLEEAYFKTMG